GTAAATGTACATGTTTTCAAAGAATgtgattttttattgtttagacTTACACATTTAACACacttaaaacattttacctAGGTACCTGGTTGAATTTTCTTACCAGATATTGGTAAAACAAGCTAACAATACGTGCCGCTCTGGTGGCATAATCCTCAACTCACATATTCGGAATGtgtagatataattttatattggttatattactttttataattaattaattttgatatcaaAACTTTATACccttttatagctaactgtatacgtacaatttatactaatataatcaaatacatttaaatacacttCACTTAAGACAAAATGTCGGGAAAATAAATACAAGGTCCCGCATCAATGCAGGGGGGGTATCCGCCTAACCATCAGTACGATAGTGCTCCCagtgttaatttgttttgccaATACCATTGTTGAAAGGATTTTATAGTACttatcaaatacaaaaaaaaagacaaaatgttaatgttgaaagaataaaaatactttatttgaCCAATTGCACAAACAAAAATctgaaagaaaattttttaaatatattatatttcagttctaataattaaaaacttaaacaaatcaatatctattatatataaatttttataaatcaaaaattatatttaaatttgtaatagataatgtgattattttattgagGTTGTCTCCTCAGTAGCGTTTATGCCACCCAAAGGCAGTTagtatatttaggtataggtataggcagTCAGTCTATTTAACAaagaattttataactcaataaaaaattataatatttgaattaaattcaataagcaccacaaaataaaagttacataACCAAAACCATTTTCAAGTATGAGCGAATacaggtaattactaattactagttactacaaataaatatatgaaaatatttatagtttaaatttaatttatagaaacatTAATTGCTTATTGAGATACTGCTGAGGGCGGTGGATGGGATGCTAACCCCGACCAAATAAACCACTGAACTCAAATcctaatcttaaaatatattttaggatttGAGCATCAGTGGCAAAAATACTCACTACTTTTATTCTTCCGGAATAACCACGGCACCATCATCAATTCCTTCAATGATATCATGTGGATTTTTACCATCAACAGTACAACCAACACTCTagaaatgaattatatttttattgaatgaataaaacaagtattattatattaataaataatacctgaGCTGATCCTAAAATTTCTTTTACGGTTCCAGACAAAGTTCTGGCCATTGATCTTGGTCTCATTGTTCtactaatgttaataatttcatCCAAAGTTACATTTCCATTGTGTTTAActgtaaaatgaaatataatagttcagagaataatcataataagaattgataaaataaatatttgagaaaGATCTTTTTGTACGAGTCCGCAAAACCAGACAATGACACTCAGTAGTTCTGGGTGAAGCAactctattataattttaatatacgacAGTTTGTTAAAATCATGCAAGTCATTAAAACTAGCATGAGGAACAATAGTCGATTGAGTTCACAAACTAAAGAATTGTCACGAGGCAATAAACATACCATTTTTAACCTTCTTCCTATCACGAGGTGGTTCTTTAAGAGCTTTGATCACCAATGATGATGCAGAAGGGACAACAGATATTGTAGCCACTCTGTTTTGGATGGTTAATTTAACAGTGATTTTTAGACCTTTCCAGTCAGATGTAGCCTTGGCAATATCATCACCGACTTTCTTGGGAgactaaaagaaaaaagatgtttttatattaatttcataaaatctaTGCAAAATCActatagaaacaaaattaaataattcttgaAACTTACCAAACCCAATGGACCAATTTTCGGAGCAAGAGAAGATGTAGCACCAACTTCTCCTCCTACACATCTCATGTACACTGCAAATAAATAAAGATCAGTAGTactaaaacgaataaaatagatattggacaaaattatttttacaaacaaaaattaacctCTAAATAAAATGTAGCAATTATATCAATTACAAGTCATGTACCTACTACACACGCTTAGTACATGTCAGAAAAATCATTCAGAAATGAGATTTCTCAAAtcagaataataaaattctaaatttcaatataaaatacgtaatataattataattttgtcacgtgtttttcaagaattttaagagaaaaaatatattaccttctTTGACTTCGCTAGGATCGAATTTTGGTGGCatgattaattaatagtaactgaacagttttaatttaattgaaaaataaattagaagttTTTTGGGTAACCCAAGAGTCGAAAATCGAAATCACGTAGACGTAACCAGAACCCGATCGTAAATGAGAGAGTCACCACTCAATAGCCACTGCATCAAGGCGCATTCAAGCCAATGGCCAGTTGTCACAACACTTAACCTCAAATTGTCCCTATCGTGGGGGGAGCTTATACGATTTTCATTTCATGGATTAATAAAACGTACAGAGTAACCAACGTTACTGCTCAGTGAATTGTAGTATCtgtataacaaattttatatgATTCAAATCGTGGTTGACAAATCAGCTGGTGATGCCCACCCGTGACCAGAATCAAGATGTAGAGAAAATTGTCAGCTCCACTTTCACTCATGGTCCATAGATTTAAGATTACTCCCATGGCTTCTATACAATATCGTGGAATCTGTAGGTAATAAAAGAATTCtatagtaatacaattatatttctaaattattttattatctatggtagCACACTAGAACCCACAATTTACAGTAAACTTGTttcctaaatttattttttttttgcgactaatttaaataaatcttttatattacataatatgatattaaatcattgggtcattacaaaaatactaaatcttcttaattcaaaaatagtattttattttatttactgctATCATATatcttatagttaaattttttttccgatataacctaatattattgacaaaattaaattcattaaatttgttttaaatgtattcatgcAATGTTACAGTTACGTTTAGCGTAGGTACAACAATAAATGTTGCTCTCGTCATGTTTAtactacatttaaaattaccaatGATAACCGCACTATTTATCATGAAGCTTTTCAAAAACTTCAGTAGGTAATATTCATATTCATGATTCCTACTGTTCATTTCGGAAAAAACGAATTAAACTGAGCCTATACCTATgtgaatgaaaaaataaataaatcagttGCCATATatgatagattataatattatattgatacatgTGTAATAAAGATATAtcgtctaatattttatatgtattatgtttacctaAAAGTTCTCTGATTTGACTGATTTActtggtaaaattataaaatacctttgATTCTATGTGTTCAAACGTACCTATAGTATTAGTATACCTGTGTACTATAGTGTCTATTTGTACCTGTTCGTATTGGCTTTTAGAGTTTTAGTCAATGTGCGACGTGCCTCCTAAACGCCCATCACtcaaaataatacatcaatggggggggggggggggcatggtccatcccccccccccttaggGTACGCC
The Metopolophium dirhodum isolate CAU chromosome 7, ASM1992520v1, whole genome shotgun sequence DNA segment above includes these coding regions:
- the LOC132949464 gene encoding large ribosomal subunit protein uL11, giving the protein MPPKFDPSEVKEVYMRCVGGEVGATSSLAPKIGPLGLSPKKVGDDIAKATSDWKGLKITVKLTIQNRVATISVVPSASSLVIKALKEPPRDRKKVKNVKHNGNVTLDEIINISRTMRPRSMARTLSGTVKEILGSAQSVGCTVDGKNPHDIIEGIDDGAVVIPEE